The Halarchaeum grantii genome contains a region encoding:
- a CDS encoding NYN domain-containing protein: protein MVEIHDAQRVAVLADSQNLYHSSHSLYSQNVDYAGLLDETVRGRELVRAIAYVIRADSPEEESFFEALRDIGFETKIKDIKTFGDGSKKADWDVGISLDAVTLAEKVDAVALCTGDGDFSRLCHHLRHEGVRVEVFGFASSTADELIEAADDFTDLSERENEVLL from the coding sequence ATGGTCGAAATCCACGACGCGCAGCGCGTCGCCGTCCTCGCCGACTCGCAGAACCTCTACCACTCCTCTCACAGCCTCTACTCGCAAAACGTCGACTACGCGGGGCTGCTCGACGAGACGGTGCGCGGGCGCGAACTCGTGCGCGCCATCGCGTACGTGATCCGCGCGGACTCGCCCGAGGAGGAGTCGTTCTTCGAGGCGCTGCGCGACATCGGCTTCGAGACGAAGATAAAGGACATCAAGACGTTCGGCGACGGGTCGAAGAAGGCGGACTGGGACGTCGGCATCAGCCTCGACGCCGTCACGCTCGCCGAGAAGGTCGATGCGGTCGCGCTCTGCACGGGCGACGGGGACTTCTCGCGGCTCTGTCACCACCTCCGCCACGAGGGCGTCCGCGTCGAAGTGTTCGGGTTCGCGTCCTCGACGGCCGACGAACTCATCGAGGCGGCCGACGACTTCACCGACCTCTCCGAGCGCGAGAACGAAGTCCTCCTGTAA
- a CDS encoding PUA domain-containing protein translates to MEDAERTQLRTVADYQFRAGAGAALFPADEAYDVDRSKSGRPRQVSTRAGRRLVSFGTDGRFTLGLAGGERLLDALEAPACRVVVGDESEPFVRDGKNVFAKFVSAVDPAVRPDDEVVVVHEDGHAIAVGRAELDADAIRDFDTGMAVKVREGAGARE, encoded by the coding sequence ATGGAGGACGCAGAACGCACCCAGCTACGGACCGTCGCGGACTACCAGTTCCGCGCCGGCGCCGGGGCCGCGCTCTTCCCGGCAGACGAGGCCTATGACGTCGACCGCTCGAAGTCCGGTCGCCCCCGACAGGTCTCGACGCGGGCGGGACGACGCCTCGTCTCTTTCGGCACCGACGGCCGCTTCACGCTCGGGCTCGCGGGCGGCGAGCGCCTGCTCGACGCGCTCGAGGCGCCGGCCTGCCGCGTCGTCGTCGGCGACGAGAGCGAGCCGTTCGTCCGCGACGGGAAGAACGTCTTCGCGAAGTTCGTCTCGGCCGTCGACCCGGCGGTCCGCCCGGACGACGAAGTCGTCGTCGTCCACGAGGACGGCCACGCCATCGCCGTGGGACGCGCCGAGCTCGACGCGGACGCGATCCGAGACTTCGACACGGGGATGGCGGTCAAAGTGCGGGAGGGCGCGGGAGCGCGCGAGTAG
- a CDS encoding metallophosphoesterase family protein, with product MLVLGDAHATTADRRRALFAAYRAADEARALQCGDLMYYDLPATTYFVAGNNEDFDVIDSLRHGRVRSEDVSNARLLASDAADVEGVRVAGLSGNYAPTQYDKPRAALAGERRRHFVRADVEAAKRLGDVDVFLAHQAPHGTPVDEEYDVGCEHVDAILDALDPDLCLVGHHHEHTESTYGDTRVVTVAPVWESYYTLDPSTLALDRHATPDA from the coding sequence ATGCTGGTCCTCGGCGACGCGCACGCCACCACCGCCGACCGACGTCGGGCGCTCTTCGCGGCCTATCGCGCCGCCGACGAAGCGCGCGCCCTCCAGTGCGGGGACCTCATGTACTACGACCTCCCCGCCACCACGTACTTCGTCGCGGGGAACAACGAGGACTTCGACGTCATCGACTCCCTCCGGCACGGCCGCGTCCGCTCCGAGGACGTCTCGAACGCCCGCCTGCTCGCGAGCGACGCCGCCGACGTCGAGGGCGTCCGCGTCGCCGGCCTCTCCGGGAACTACGCGCCGACGCAGTACGACAAACCCCGCGCGGCGCTCGCGGGCGAGCGACGCCGGCACTTCGTCCGAGCGGACGTCGAGGCGGCGAAGCGACTCGGTGACGTGGACGTCTTCCTCGCCCATCAGGCGCCCCACGGCACGCCCGTCGACGAGGAGTACGACGTCGGCTGCGAGCACGTCGACGCCATCCTCGACGCGCTCGACCCCGACCTCTGCCTCGTCGGCCACCACCACGAGCACACCGAGTCGACGTACGGCGACACCCGCGTCGTCACCGTCGCGCCCGTCTGGGAGTCCTACTACACGCTCGACCCGTCGACGCTCGCACTCGACCGCCACGCCACCCCCGACGCCTGA